Part of the Limihaloglobus sulfuriphilus genome is shown below.
AGAGCAGAAAAAAACTGACAATTGCCGACGTTCTCCCTGCTTTTTATAGCACACTAACTAAAAACCAGCCTTTTTTATATCCGGACATTCTTGATAAATGTAGTGCTGTTCTTGAAGGAATAGCTCTTTTTCAAGATAAGGTCTTAAGTGTTAAAGACTCAGAAGAAGCAGACATTGAAAAAGAAAAGCAAAGTGTGCTTAAACAAGAAATTGAAGACGTAAAGCAAAGTGTGCTTCAACAAATTGAAGACGTAAAAAATGCTATAAGAGCAAGAGTATGGAATTTAAATAAACGTGGCAAAAAGAAATTTATCTAAAACTAAAAACTACAATTCAGAGCAGTCGGTGAATGACGCTTTTGAGTGTGTAGGTCAGGCTTCCAGCCTGATACTCAATAAGTCGGGCTGGAAGCCCGACCTACGATACTATGGCAAAAAATAAAAAGACAAAGAATAAACGATACAACGGCCAGCAGTCAGTAAACGCAGCCGTAAAATCAATATGCGATATAATGCGGCGGAGCAACTGCGCCGGGGCTTTGCAGTATGTCCCCGAGCTTACCTGGCTGTTATTTCTGCGTATCCTCGATGAACGCGAACATGACGAGCAGCGTTACTGCCGTGCTGTCGGCGCGGAATTCACCCCGTCGTTTGAGTATCCCTACCGCTGGCAGGACTGGGCGGCGCCAAACGGCAAGAAACGGCTTGAGCTGAGCGAGTCGGGCATGAATAAGTTCTTCGGGTTTGTCAATGACGAGCTGCTGCCGCATTTAAAAGAGCTGAAAAACCGGCCCAACGCCTCCCCTCGGCAGAAGGTTATAAGCGAGATACTCTCGGGCGTAGAACATGTGCGTATCGATACAGAACGCAATTTCCAGGATGTCCTTGATAAGGTTGACGAGATAACCACCGCCGCGGTTGATGATACGCACGTTTTTACCCTTTCACAGGTCTATGAGGGCCTTCTTCTCAAGATGGGCGAAAAGGGCAACGACGGCGGCCAGTTCTTCACCCCCCGCGAGGTTATCCGTGCCATGGCAAAAGCCGTTGAGCCTGTCATTGGTGAAACGGTATATGACCCCTGCTGCGGCACCGGCGGTTTTCTCGCGCAGTCATATGAGTTTATGACGGGCAAGGATAATAAAAAAATCAATTCTCCCCAGCAGCTCGACGTACTCAAACACAGCACCTTTTACGGCCGCGAAAAAGAAAACCTCATCTACCCGATAGCCCTTGCCAATCTTGTCCTGCACGGGATAGATCACCCGCACCTCTGGCACGGCAATACCCTCACCGGCGCAGCGGCGTATGAGGGGCTGTTTGAACACGCCCCAAAACAGTTTGACGTAATCCTTACAAATCCACCCTTCGGCGGCAAAGAAGGCAAAGACGCACAGACCAGATTCGCCTATAAAACCGGCTCGACACAGGTATTGTTTTTACAGCATATCATCGACAGCCTCAAAAACGGCGGCAGGTGCGGCATGGTACTCGATGAGGGGCTGCTGTTTCGTACCAATGAAACCGCTTTTGTCCAGACAAAACGCAAGTTGCTTGATGAGTGCGACTTATGGTGTGTCGTAAGCCTGCCCGGTGGAGTATTTACCGCGGCAGGCGCCGGCGTTAAAACAGACCTGCTGTTCTTCACCAAGGGTAAACCTACTGAAAAGATATGGTATTACGACCTCTCGCACCTGAAAATCAGAAAAAAATCTCCTCTGACCCAGGCGCATTTTGAAGGTTTCTTCAGGCTGCTGCCGGGCCGCAAAGACAGCGAGTACAGCTGGACTGTAGATATTACAAAACTCAAAGCCGAAGCCGCAAAACAAGCCCACCCGTTCCAGCTCCACGCCGCGGAACACATGCACAGCGCACAGAACTATACAGAAAAACTCAAGGCTCTGAAAAAACAAAAGCCCCTGGACAAAGACGCTATAAAGGAAACACTGGCGGTAATCAAAGATTTTGAAAAAAAATCAAGAGAAGAATCACAAAAAGCCGAGCAGATACTAAACGCGGTTTATGATATAAAGGCTGTAAATCCCAATATCGCACCTCCCCCGCCGCCACCGCCGCCGGCTGAGCTGATCAGACTGATAAATAAAAAATCCGAGGAAGTAAACCAGGCGATTCTTGAATTGCAGAAAATATCCTGATATTACCGGCAACCTTATAAGCGTTCTGCGGGAATCTGCGTTATCTGCGGATAGTTTCGTTTACATTATTATCCTGTGGTGCCGCGTTTTTTAACATAGCGGCGATGATTCAGACGAATACTTCATCCAATACCGCTTTGTTTTTTTGGGCCGGGGGCGATAATCTTCCTGCTCTGTTTATAACTTTGTTTTCTTTTCTTGCCCGTTCAGCGTCGAAAACCATGAAATGCGACTCGAGTGTCTCGGCGGGGCCTGTTATAATCTCGTCGGGGTTATCGGTCTCTATCGCGGCTATAAAACTGCTGACCAGGCCCATATCTCCGCCGCCGTGGCCGCCAATGATGGTGCCGTCGGCGGAATTGCCCTCATAGACATCGCGTGAACCGGTGAGAAAATCATAGATTTCTATATGGGATTCATTGCCGTATATTTCGCCTTTTGTGCCGAAGATTCTGGTTTTTCTCGGGCCGGCGTCTATTGTAAAACCGGTCATTGTGAACGATACGGTGCTGCCGTTTTCAAAAAGCATGTTCACTACCTGGTGATCAACGACAGTATTGTCACAGTCAAAGACGCACCTGCCGTAGGGCCCTTCCTTGAGAGCCTGCGTAACTCCCTTTACAGTGAGATCTTTTGTTATGGTTCTCACGGGCCAGTCAAAATCGCCTTTCTCTGCCCGGCCTATATAGATTTTTTTCGCCGAATATGGGCACTGCGGCTCTACAGGGCAGTCTAAACACCTGTGGGCGGCACCTTCGGGCTGATTTTCTTTTTTGAAATATTTGAGATTCCCAAACGACGATATACTGCTGCACGGAGAATCAATAATATACCTCAGCCAGTCAAGGTCATGGCAGGATTTGGCCAGAAGCATTGAAGACGACTCATCTTCGTTTCTCCAATGCCCTCTTATGTATGAATGGGCCTGGTGAAAATATCCAACCGGCTCGAGGTGCTGAATACATATAATATCTCCGATAACACCTGAGTCTAAAAGCTGTTTGAGTTT
Proteins encoded:
- a CDS encoding N-6 DNA methylase, with product MAKNKKTKNKRYNGQQSVNAAVKSICDIMRRSNCAGALQYVPELTWLLFLRILDEREHDEQRYCRAVGAEFTPSFEYPYRWQDWAAPNGKKRLELSESGMNKFFGFVNDELLPHLKELKNRPNASPRQKVISEILSGVEHVRIDTERNFQDVLDKVDEITTAAVDDTHVFTLSQVYEGLLLKMGEKGNDGGQFFTPREVIRAMAKAVEPVIGETVYDPCCGTGGFLAQSYEFMTGKDNKKINSPQQLDVLKHSTFYGREKENLIYPIALANLVLHGIDHPHLWHGNTLTGAAAYEGLFEHAPKQFDVILTNPPFGGKEGKDAQTRFAYKTGSTQVLFLQHIIDSLKNGGRCGMVLDEGLLFRTNETAFVQTKRKLLDECDLWCVVSLPGGVFTAAGAGVKTDLLFFTKGKPTEKIWYYDLSHLKIRKKSPLTQAHFEGFFRLLPGRKDSEYSWTVDITKLKAEAAKQAHPFQLHAAEHMHSAQNYTEKLKALKKQKPLDKDAIKETLAVIKDFEKKSREESQKAEQILNAVYDIKAVNPNIAPPPPPPPPAELIRLINKKSEEVNQAILELQKIS
- a CDS encoding Gfo/Idh/MocA family protein is translated as MSKVKFLIIGAGSRGVSYSRCILESSSKAEVVAVAEPDPIRRDTIVKQHNIADENIFDDWRELTGKGKIADAVVIATQDNQHYEPAMYFIKQGYHVLLEKPMSPDSSQCREIVQAANESGKLFSVCHVLRYTQYTKKLKQLLDSGVIGDIICIQHLEPVGYFHQAHSYIRGHWRNEDESSSMLLAKSCHDLDWLRYIIDSPCSSISSFGNLKYFKKENQPEGAAHRCLDCPVEPQCPYSAKKIYIGRAEKGDFDWPVRTITKDLTVKGVTQALKEGPYGRCVFDCDNTVVDHQVVNMLFENGSTVSFTMTGFTIDAGPRKTRIFGTKGEIYGNESHIEIYDFLTGSRDVYEGNSADGTIIGGHGGGDMGLVSSFIAAIETDNPDEIITGPAETLESHFMVFDAERARKENKVINRAGRLSPPAQKNKAVLDEVFV